One part of the Glycine max cultivar Williams 82 chromosome 14, Glycine_max_v4.0, whole genome shotgun sequence genome encodes these proteins:
- the LOC102664677 gene encoding uncharacterized protein, with product MFNQKSTESAIKNLEVQVGQLTKQLADRPSSSFSANTEKNPKEECKVVMTRSRMATHVDERKTEKRMEEHKQQMADELVLEPVDDLVELEEIVEEAKEKVVEIEKKKGKSEANSKKKKKDTPIECKEVPYPLVPSKKDKERHLARFLDIFKKLEITLPFGEALQQLPLYAKFFKDMLTKKNRYIHSGRIVVEGNCSVVIQRILPPKHKDPGVVTIPYSIGEIVVGKTLIDLGASINLMSLSMCWRLGEIEIMPTCMTLQLVDRSITRPYGVIEDVLVKVKHLIFPADFVVIDIEEDADIPLILGCPFMSIASCMEDMGKKILQMGIEDQKISFDLFHEDKDPPRQNVYLKVHKALSAACYAKPQMLTVP from the exons ATGTTTAACCAAAAGAGCACAGAGTCTGCTATAAAGAATCTGGAGGTCCAAGTGGGACAACTCACAAAACAATTGGCGGATAGGCCATCAAGCAGCTTTAGTGCTAACACTGAGAAAAATCCAAAGGAAGAATGTAAAGTTGTCATGACAAGGAGCAGAATGGCAACCCATGTGGACGAAAGAAAAACTGAGAAGAGGATGGAGGAACATAAACAACAGATGGCTGATGAACTGGTGCTGGAACCGGTTGATGATTtagttgaacttgaagaaattgttgaggaagcaAAAG agaaggttgTTGAGATTGAAAAGAAGAAGGGCAAAAGTGAGGCTAactcaaaaaagaagaaaaaggatacTCCTATTGAATGCAAGGAGGTACCTTATCCATTGGTACCCTCCAAGAAAGATAAAGAGCGACATTTGGCaagatttcttgatatcttcaagaaactagAAATTACTTTGCCATTTGGAGAAGCACTTCAGCAATTgcccctctatgccaaattttttaAGGATATGCTAACAAAGAAGAATCGATACATCCATAGTGGCAGAATTGTTGTGGAAGGTAACtgtagtgttgtgattcaacgcattcttccacctaagcacaaagaCCCTGGAGTTGTCACGATACCGTATTCTATTGGTGAGATTGTTGTAGGCAAAACTCTTatagacttgggagctagtatcaatttaatgtCTCTTTCCATGTGCTGGCgacttggagagatagagataatgccTACATGCATGACCCTCCAGTTAGTTGACCGCTCTATTACAAGGCCatatggagtcattgaagatgttttggtgaaggttaAACACCTTATATTCCCAGCTGATTTCGTTGTCATAGATATAGAAGAGGATGCTGacattcctctcattcttggtTGCCCATTCATGTCTATTGCAAGCTGCATGGAGGACATGGGAAAGAAGATACTACAGATGGGCATAGAAGATCAGAAGATCAGCTTTGATTTGTTCCATGAGGACAAAGATCCACCTCGCCAAAATGTCTATCTGAAAGtgcat